One stretch of Suricata suricatta isolate VVHF042 chromosome 13, meerkat_22Aug2017_6uvM2_HiC, whole genome shotgun sequence DNA includes these proteins:
- the TMEM246 gene encoding transmembrane protein 246: MSASAPPAAMLLRRLRRLSWGSTAVQLLILTVVTFGLLAPLACHRLLHSYFYLRHWHLNQMSQEFLQQSLKEGEAALHYFEELPSANGSVPIVWQATPRPWLVITIITVDRQPGFHYVLQVVSQFHRLLQQCGPQCEGHQLFLCNVERSVSHFDAKLLSKYVPVANRYEGTEDDYGDDPSTNSFEKEKQDYVYCLESSLQTYNPDYVLMVEDDAIPEEQIFPVLEHLLRARFSEPHLRDALYLKLYHPERLQHYINPEPMRILEWVGVGMLLGPLLTWIYMRFASRPGFSWPVMLFFSLYSMGLVELVGRHYFLELRRLSPSLYSVVPASQCCTPAMLFPAPAARRTLTYLSQVYCHKGFGKDMALYSLLRAKGERAYVVEPNLVKHIGLFSSLRYNFHPSLL, from the coding sequence ATGAGCGCGTCAGCCCCTCCAGCTGCCATGCTCCTCCGGAGGCTGAGGCGGCTCTCCTGGGGCAGCACTgctgtccagctcttgatcttaaCGGTGGTGACGTTTGGCTTGCTGGCCCCGCTGGCCTGTCACCGCCTTCTGCACTCTTATTTCTATCTGCGCCATTGGCATCTGAACCAAATGAGTCAAGAGTTCCTGCAGCAAAGTTTGAAAGAGGGTGAAGCCGCCCTCCACTATTTTGAGGAGCTGCCTTCTGCCAACGGCTCCGTGCCCATCGTGTGGCaggccaccccccgcccctggctggtcatcaccatcatcactgtcgACAGGCAACCTGGCTTCCACTACGTCTTGCAGGTGGTGTCCCAGTTCCACCGGCTTCTTCAACAGTGTGGCCCCCAGTGCGAGGGCCACCAACTCTTCCTGTGCAACGTGGAGCGTAGCGTGAGCCATTTCGATGCCAAGCTGCTGTCTAAGTACGTCCCCGTGGCCAACCGCTATGAGGGCACCGAGGACGATTATGGCGATGACCCTTCAACCAACTCgtttgagaaagagaagcaggactATGTCTATTGCCTGGAGTCCTCCCTGCAGACCTACAACCCAGACTATGTCCTGATGGTGGAAGACGATGCCATTCCAGAAGAGCAGATCTTCCCGGTCCTGGAGCACCTTCTGCGGGCCCGCTTCTCTGAGCCGCACCTCAGAGATGCCCTCTATCTGAAGCTCTATCACCCCGAGAGGCTCCAGCACTACATCAACCCTGAGCCCATGCGGATCCTGGAGTGGGTCGGTGTGGGCATGTTGCTGGGTCCCCTGCTAACCTGGATATACATGCGGTTTGCCAGCCGTCCGGGGTTCAGCTGGCCCGTCATGCTTTTCTTCTCCCTATACAGCATGGGTCTGGTGGAGCTGGTGGGCCGGCACTATTTCCTAGAACTGCGGCGGCTGAGTCCTTCCCTGTACAGCGTGGTCCCTGCCTCTCAGTGTTGCACCCCAGCCATGCTTTTCCCTGCCCCCGCGGCCCGCCGGACCCTCACCTACCTGTCTCAGGTGTACTGCCACAAGGGCTTTGGCAAGGATATGGCACTCTACTCACTGTTGAGGGCCAAGGGGGAGCGGGCCTACGTGGTGGAGCCCAACCTCGTGAAGCACATTGGGCTTTTCTCCAGCCTCCGGTACAACTTTCACCCCAGTCTGCTCTAG